In one Streptomyces sp. NBC_01288 genomic region, the following are encoded:
- a CDS encoding FGGY-family carbohydrate kinase, with amino-acid sequence MYVGIDVGTSTVKAAAFDGSGHQLAVAARPVGLSMHGGFVEQDMDEIYGAVVAVLDELTSDVNGPFELAGLTGQGDGVWLVDADGRPVRAAASWMDGRAHELLDQWLADGTFETVFRRTGSAMFPGCPGPLLAWLAAHEPASLDAAATALYCKDMVFQRLTGVRATTDVSDASMPFLDPRTRSYDNGVVELLGLTRRRRLLAPVADPVATAETRGEGLPAGTRIANGPYDLPACALGAGVTEPGDGLLIVGTCLASLVATTELDLSGEPAGLYISLDRPGHWLRAMPAMVGTAALDWVLSTTGVRHEEVDGLLAATPPGAHGVRVLPYFAPSGERAPFVEPRLRAELTGVSLESTPADLIRATCEGIGYAARHCLEAAGLTGSLAVCGGGTRSPAWMRLLADVLGRPLRVVEGEVGARGAVLAAAERYGVPLDAGVWTRPTEVVEPDAGRAAFYAKGFEDHLARLAAARHRSR; translated from the coding sequence ATGTACGTCGGAATCGATGTCGGCACATCCACGGTGAAGGCCGCCGCATTCGACGGCTCCGGGCACCAACTCGCCGTAGCGGCACGGCCGGTGGGCCTGTCGATGCACGGCGGGTTCGTCGAGCAGGACATGGACGAGATCTACGGCGCGGTCGTCGCCGTGCTCGACGAACTCACGTCGGACGTGAACGGGCCGTTCGAGCTCGCCGGGCTGACCGGGCAGGGCGACGGGGTGTGGCTGGTGGACGCGGACGGGCGGCCGGTGCGGGCGGCGGCGTCCTGGATGGACGGGCGGGCGCATGAACTGCTCGATCAGTGGCTGGCGGACGGGACCTTCGAGACGGTGTTCCGGCGGACCGGGAGCGCGATGTTCCCGGGGTGTCCGGGGCCGTTGCTGGCGTGGCTCGCGGCACACGAGCCCGCGTCGCTGGACGCTGCCGCCACCGCCCTGTACTGCAAGGACATGGTGTTCCAGCGGCTGACGGGGGTGCGGGCGACCACCGATGTCTCGGACGCGTCGATGCCGTTCCTCGACCCCAGGACACGGTCGTACGACAACGGTGTCGTCGAGCTTCTCGGGCTGACCCGGCGACGGCGGCTGCTGGCGCCGGTCGCCGATCCGGTCGCCACGGCCGAGACGCGGGGCGAGGGGCTGCCGGCGGGGACCCGGATCGCGAACGGGCCGTACGACCTGCCCGCCTGCGCGCTCGGCGCGGGGGTGACGGAACCGGGTGACGGGCTGCTCATCGTGGGGACGTGTCTCGCCAGTCTGGTCGCGACCACGGAGCTTGACCTGAGCGGTGAACCGGCCGGGCTGTACATCTCCCTCGACCGGCCGGGGCACTGGTTGCGGGCCATGCCGGCGATGGTCGGTACGGCGGCGCTGGACTGGGTGCTGTCGACGACGGGCGTCCGGCACGAGGAGGTCGACGGGCTCCTCGCGGCGACCCCGCCGGGCGCGCACGGGGTGCGGGTGCTGCCGTACTTCGCACCGTCCGGCGAGCGCGCGCCCTTCGTCGAGCCGCGTCTCCGCGCCGAACTCACCGGTGTCTCCCTGGAGTCGACGCCCGCCGACCTGATCCGGGCGACCTGTGAGGGCATCGGTTACGCGGCCCGGCACTGTCTGGAGGCGGCGGGACTGACCGGTTCGCTGGCCGTGTGCGGCGGGGGTACGCGCAGTCCGGCCTGGATGCGGCTGCTCGCGGATGTGCTGGGGCGGCCGTTGCGGGTCGTGGAGGGCGAGGTGGGTGCGCGGGGTGCGGTGCTCGCGGCGGCCGAGCGGTACGGGGTTCCGCTGGACGCGGGGGTGTGGACCCGGCCGACGGAGGTGGTCGAGCCGGACGCGGGGCGGGCCGCGTTCTACGCCAAGGGGTTCGAGGACCATCTGGCACGGTTGGCGGCCGCGCGCCACCGGAGCCGGTGA
- a CDS encoding type II toxin-antitoxin system RelE/ParE family toxin has product MSDLWRIEIEPEVRQWLELLSDAQYAKAERAADMLAAQPTTLGEPYSRHLGGKVRELRFLMDGNAVRITYWLTRDRRIVLLTVFRKTRQREVAEVERAQQMQKVCEAEHGSAEHGYERIEEDRS; this is encoded by the coding sequence GTGAGTGACCTCTGGCGGATCGAGATCGAGCCCGAAGTCCGGCAGTGGCTGGAGCTTCTCTCGGATGCGCAGTATGCCAAGGCCGAACGGGCTGCCGACATGCTCGCGGCTCAGCCGACCACTCTGGGGGAGCCGTACTCGCGGCACCTTGGTGGCAAGGTGCGGGAGCTGCGTTTCCTCATGGATGGCAATGCCGTCCGCATCACGTACTGGCTCACTCGGGACCGGCGGATCGTGCTGCTGACGGTCTTCCGTAAGACCAGGCAGCGTGAGGTGGCCGAGGTCGAGCGTGCCCAGCAGATGCAGAAAGTGTGCGAGGCGGAGCATGGATCCGCCGAGCACGGCTACGAGCGGATCGAGGAGGATCGGTCGTGA
- a CDS encoding helix-turn-helix domain-containing protein, with amino-acid sequence MAAKRGRTAQRLELGLQLRQLRENCDAGDHGTGLTRKQAVQGLRISEASLQRIETGSLNFRNVGDLRKLLTKYGVTDEKVTESLISLNRDSNQQDWLTQYRGLLPAGLPGFVGLEPEARSMKAYHPTVVYGLLQTEAYARATHELHKPIEEYTSEFIRNSVELRMRRQEVLTRENPVKLHVILGEAALRYPVGGAEVMREQYDRIEKLSGWDHITIQVLPFRRSYRSTNDFAILDFGNNLPPRVQADSAWGSVSTSDKPREVDRFTRRFDAMTASALPPEDTPEFLRRLEREL; translated from the coding sequence ATGGCGGCGAAGCGCGGGCGCACGGCACAGCGGCTCGAACTGGGACTTCAGCTACGGCAGTTACGCGAGAACTGCGACGCGGGCGACCACGGAACAGGGCTCACCCGCAAACAGGCGGTGCAGGGGCTACGCATCTCGGAGGCGTCCCTGCAACGCATCGAGACCGGCTCCCTCAACTTCCGGAACGTCGGCGACCTGCGCAAGCTGCTCACCAAGTACGGGGTGACCGACGAGAAGGTCACCGAGTCGCTGATCAGCCTCAACCGGGATTCCAATCAACAGGATTGGCTGACCCAGTACCGGGGGCTGCTGCCTGCGGGGCTTCCCGGGTTCGTCGGACTGGAGCCGGAAGCCCGCTCCATGAAGGCCTACCACCCGACCGTCGTCTACGGCCTGCTCCAGACCGAGGCCTACGCACGGGCAACGCACGAGCTGCACAAGCCGATTGAGGAGTACACCTCGGAGTTCATCCGCAACAGCGTGGAGTTACGGATGCGACGACAGGAGGTGCTCACCCGCGAAAACCCCGTCAAACTGCACGTCATCCTGGGCGAAGCGGCACTGCGGTATCCGGTCGGGGGTGCCGAGGTGATGCGCGAACAGTACGACCGGATCGAGAAGTTGTCGGGCTGGGACCACATCACCATCCAGGTCCTGCCGTTCCGCCGGAGCTACCGCTCGACGAACGACTTCGCGATCCTCGACTTCGGCAACAACCTGCCACCTCGCGTCCAGGCCGACAGCGCCTGGGGTTCCGTCTCCACCTCGGACAAGCCACGTGAAGTCGACCGCTTCACACGCCGGTTCGACGCCATGACAGCATCAGCACTGCCACCCGAGGACACCCCGGAGTTCCTCCGCCGACTGGAACGAGAGCTGTAG
- the pepN gene encoding aminopeptidase N: MPGENLTRDEARERAALLSVDGYDVSLDLRSAVGDSAEGEGTAEGSRTFRSVTTIRFRCAEPGAASFADLIAPAVTAVSLNGKDLDPGAVFDGTRIQLEDLAAENELIVDARCAYSRTGEGMHRFVDPEDGEVYLYTQYEPADARRVLATFEQPDLKAPFRAEVRAPEGWTVWSNGVGELADGVWKFAETKPISTYITAFAAGPYHYVTDSYSRTFDDGTTLEIPLGAMCRKGLAPYFDSDDVFLVTKQGLDFFHDHFDYPYPFGKYDQAFVPEYNLGAMENPGLVTFREEYIFRGKVTRASYEGRANVILHEMAHMWFGDLVTMEWWDDLWLKESFADFMGTFANVGATRFTDAWITFANRRKAWAYRADQLPSTHPITADIRDLQDAKLNFDGITYAKGASVLKQLVAYVGQDAFLEGARRYFKRNAYGNTRLGDLLSVLEETSGRDMASWSRSWLQTAGVNSLTPQVVLDVEGGRIAELTVLQEAAESHPELRPHRVVVGLYRMEDNRLVRYERAEVDVDGARTVVVELAGADAPELVLVNDEDLTYAKTRFDAASLATLREQLGALTDPMARALCWSALWNMTRDALLLAPDFIDLVARFGRRETDIGVLQMLHAWANSALVNYSPPWWRETGAKILAHIALRDLRDAEPGSEQQLAWARFFASVASAPEELALLHALLDGTEKIEGLAVDQELRWAFLEPLTAHGAADETVVAAELARDDTASGKRHQIRCLAARPSSAVKAQAWAQVVESDALSNALVEATIAGFVQPSQRELLAPYTEKYFAAIERVWSERSIQIGVDVVRGLFPAYPAAEDAQATLDATDAWLTSHEGAAPALRRLVLESRDDLARALRAQAADNEGRGAQG, encoded by the coding sequence GTGCCCGGTGAGAATCTGACCCGCGACGAGGCCCGTGAGCGGGCCGCCCTGCTGTCCGTCGACGGGTACGACGTGTCCCTCGACCTGCGTTCGGCGGTGGGCGACTCCGCCGAGGGCGAGGGCACTGCGGAGGGGTCGCGGACCTTCCGGTCGGTGACCACGATCCGGTTCCGCTGTGCCGAGCCGGGCGCGGCGAGCTTCGCGGACCTGATCGCACCGGCCGTGACCGCCGTGTCGCTCAACGGCAAGGACCTCGACCCGGGCGCGGTCTTCGACGGCACGCGCATCCAGCTGGAGGACCTGGCCGCCGAGAACGAGCTGATCGTCGACGCGCGGTGCGCGTACTCCCGTACCGGCGAGGGCATGCACCGCTTCGTCGACCCCGAGGACGGCGAGGTCTACCTCTACACCCAGTACGAGCCGGCCGACGCGCGCCGGGTCCTCGCCACCTTCGAGCAGCCGGACCTCAAGGCACCGTTCCGCGCCGAGGTGCGGGCCCCCGAGGGCTGGACGGTGTGGAGCAACGGCGTCGGCGAACTGGCCGACGGCGTCTGGAAGTTCGCGGAGACGAAGCCGATCTCGACGTACATCACGGCGTTCGCGGCGGGCCCGTACCACTACGTGACGGACTCCTACTCCCGCACCTTCGACGACGGTACGACGCTGGAGATCCCGCTCGGCGCGATGTGCCGCAAGGGGCTGGCGCCGTACTTCGACTCCGACGACGTGTTCCTGGTGACGAAGCAGGGGCTGGACTTCTTCCACGACCACTTCGACTACCCGTACCCGTTCGGCAAGTACGACCAGGCGTTCGTGCCGGAGTACAACCTCGGCGCGATGGAGAACCCGGGGCTCGTCACCTTCCGCGAGGAGTACATCTTCCGGGGGAAGGTGACGCGGGCGTCGTACGAGGGCCGGGCCAACGTCATCCTGCACGAGATGGCGCACATGTGGTTCGGCGACCTCGTCACCATGGAGTGGTGGGACGACCTGTGGCTGAAGGAGTCGTTCGCCGACTTCATGGGCACGTTCGCGAACGTCGGCGCGACCCGCTTCACCGATGCCTGGATCACCTTCGCCAACCGCCGCAAGGCGTGGGCCTACCGCGCGGACCAGCTCCCCTCCACGCACCCGATCACCGCCGACATCCGCGACCTCCAGGACGCGAAGCTCAACTTCGACGGCATCACGTACGCCAAGGGGGCTTCCGTACTGAAGCAGTTGGTGGCGTACGTCGGTCAGGACGCGTTCCTTGAGGGTGCGCGGCGCTACTTCAAGCGGAACGCGTACGGCAACACGCGGCTGGGCGATCTGCTGTCGGTGCTTGAGGAGACGAGCGGGCGGGACATGGCGTCGTGGTCGCGGTCGTGGCTACAGACGGCCGGGGTCAACTCCCTGACTCCGCAAGTGGTGTTGGACGTGGAGGGCGGCCGTATCGCCGAGCTGACGGTGCTTCAGGAGGCCGCCGAGTCGCATCCTGAACTCCGCCCGCACCGGGTGGTCGTCGGCCTCTACCGGATGGAGGACAACCGGCTCGTGCGGTACGAGCGGGCCGAGGTGGACGTCGACGGCGCGCGGACGGTCGTGGTGGAGCTGGCCGGTGCGGACGCGCCGGAACTGGTGCTCGTCAACGACGAGGACCTCACATACGCCAAGACCCGCTTCGACGCGGCCTCGTTGGCGACCCTGCGCGAGCAACTCGGCGCGCTCACCGACCCGATGGCGCGGGCGCTGTGCTGGTCGGCGCTGTGGAACATGACGCGGGACGCGTTGCTGCTCGCGCCGGACTTCATCGATCTGGTGGCGCGGTTCGGGCGCCGGGAGACCGACATCGGTGTCCTCCAGATGCTGCACGCCTGGGCGAACTCGGCGCTGGTCAACTACTCGCCGCCGTGGTGGCGCGAGACCGGCGCGAAGATCCTGGCGCACATCGCGCTGCGGGACCTGCGGGACGCCGAGCCGGGCAGCGAGCAGCAGCTGGCGTGGGCGCGGTTCTTCGCGTCGGTGGCGTCGGCGCCGGAGGAACTCGCCCTGCTGCACGCCCTGTTGGACGGTACGGAGAAGATCGAGGGCCTGGCTGTCGACCAGGAGCTGCGCTGGGCGTTCCTGGAGCCGCTGACCGCGCACGGCGCCGCCGACGAGACCGTCGTAGCGGCCGAACTGGCCCGGGACGACACCGCGTCCGGCAAGCGCCACCAGATCCGCTGTCTCGCCGCTCGTCCCTCGTCCGCCGTCAAGGCGCAGGCGTGGGCGCAGGTCGTGGAGTCGGACGCGCTGTCCAACGCGCTCGTCGAGGCGACGATCGCGGGGTTCGTGCAGCCGTCGCAGCGGGAGTTGCTCGCGCCGTACACGGAGAAGTACTTCGCGGCGATCGAGCGGGTGTGGTCGGAGCGGTCGATCCAGATCGGCGTGGACGTGGTGCGGGGGCTGTTCCCCGCCTACCCGGCGGCCGAGGACGCGCAGGCGACGCTGGACGCGACGGACGCGTGGCTGACGTCCCACGAGGGGGCGGCGCCGGCGCTGCGGAGGCTGGTGCTGGAGTCGCGGGACGACCTGGCGCGGGCGCTGCGGGCGCAGGCGGCGGACAACGAGGGGCGAGGCGCTCAGGGGTGA
- a CDS encoding 2-hydroxyacid dehydrogenase, with protein sequence MTETLRVVAAGDHFVLPSLITAAVAEELREHPFTVSELTLGWPLEPFGAVAEVEEASDAEDEVIDALRGSGGQVLVTQMGPVTERVLDACPDLRLVVVCRGGPVNVNLDAAKTHDVRVCFAPGRNAAATAEFTVGMMLAALRRIPQAHELLAGQGSWEAGAAYYTYEHSGLELEDLPVGLVGYGAVGSRVARVLCAFGARVMVYDPYVHGEIHGLRVGGLDELLHRSQVITLHTRLTPETRGLIGARELALLRPGAVVVNVARGPLLDEEALCDALESGQVSAAALDTYAREPLPAGARLFGFADRVTLTPHLGGASRAVAEKAARIAAAEVGRWARGERLSHQLG encoded by the coding sequence ATGACCGAGACCCTGCGTGTCGTCGCCGCCGGTGACCATTTCGTACTGCCTTCGCTGATCACGGCGGCCGTCGCCGAGGAACTGCGCGAACACCCTTTCACCGTGAGCGAGTTGACGCTCGGCTGGCCCTTGGAACCCTTCGGGGCCGTTGCCGAGGTGGAGGAAGCCAGCGATGCCGAGGACGAGGTGATCGACGCCCTGCGGGGCAGCGGCGGCCAGGTGCTGGTCACCCAGATGGGCCCGGTCACGGAGCGCGTGCTGGACGCCTGCCCGGATCTGCGGCTGGTCGTCGTGTGCCGGGGCGGTCCCGTCAACGTCAACCTGGACGCGGCGAAGACCCACGACGTACGGGTGTGCTTCGCGCCCGGGCGCAACGCCGCCGCGACCGCCGAGTTCACCGTCGGAATGATGCTGGCCGCCCTGCGTCGCATCCCGCAGGCTCATGAACTCCTCGCGGGGCAGGGGAGTTGGGAGGCCGGGGCCGCCTACTACACGTACGAGCACAGCGGGTTGGAGCTGGAGGATCTGCCGGTCGGGCTCGTCGGGTACGGGGCGGTCGGCAGCCGGGTCGCACGGGTGCTCTGCGCCTTCGGGGCGCGCGTGATGGTGTACGACCCGTATGTGCACGGCGAGATCCACGGGCTGCGCGTCGGGGGGCTGGACGAGCTGCTCCATCGGTCCCAAGTCATCACGCTGCACACCCGGTTGACCCCCGAGACACGTGGTCTGATCGGCGCCCGCGAGCTGGCGCTGCTGCGGCCCGGCGCGGTGGTGGTGAATGTGGCGCGGGGTCCGTTGCTGGACGAGGAGGCGTTGTGCGACGCGTTGGAGAGCGGGCAGGTGTCGGCTGCCGCACTGGACACCTACGCGCGGGAGCCGTTGCCCGCCGGGGCTCGGCTGTTCGGCTTCGCCGACCGGGTCACCCTCACCCCGCATCTCGGGGGTGCGTCCCGGGCCGTGGCCGAGAAGGCGGCGCGGATCGCGGCGGCGGAAGTGGGACGGTGGGCGCGAGGTGAGCGCTTGTCACACCAACTCGGGTGA
- a CDS encoding FGGY-family carbohydrate kinase, whose product MMFECEAEAWLGIDLGTQSVRALLVTADGTVLGAGTAPLTNHRDGVRHEQDPGEWWEAVCTASRAAIPSLRGRGSIGGLAVCGTSGTVLLTDAQGRPLTRGLMYDDGRAVEEAARVGMQTSWALPKALWLLDAYGPGRVTHQPDVITAKLTGEVIPTDSSHALKTGYDAEREAWPPQLAHLGEVLPKVVRPGTRLGEVCRTAAEATGIPAGTPVIAGMTDGCAAQIASGALRSGAWNSVLGTTLVLKGASASPVRDDAGVVYNHRAPDGSWLPGGASSVGAGALPVGPDPSEMDIRAAEYEPSGALTYPLSSPGERFPFVAPQATAFTLGKPASEADGWAGVLQGVAFTERLCLDYLHYLGAPIDGPLTFTGGAARSAYWNQLRADILARPARVPEQIEPALGMAVLAAYGTGTGGIALSDVADRMVRIRTVLEPRASHTARFIEPYARLVDELETRGWLPTPLATHTRTRLNEDTIDS is encoded by the coding sequence ATGATGTTCGAGTGCGAAGCGGAAGCGTGGCTGGGGATCGACCTGGGCACGCAGAGCGTCCGCGCACTGCTGGTCACGGCCGACGGCACGGTCCTGGGCGCGGGCACCGCCCCGCTGACCAACCACCGGGACGGCGTACGGCACGAACAGGACCCGGGGGAGTGGTGGGAGGCGGTGTGTACGGCGTCCCGAGCCGCGATCCCCTCGCTGAGGGGACGAGGGTCGATCGGCGGCCTCGCGGTGTGCGGCACCTCCGGGACGGTCCTGCTGACGGATGCCCAAGGCCGCCCGCTCACACGGGGGTTGATGTACGACGACGGGCGTGCGGTGGAGGAGGCGGCGCGGGTCGGGATGCAGACGAGCTGGGCGCTGCCGAAGGCGTTGTGGCTGCTGGATGCATACGGTCCCGGACGAGTGACGCACCAACCCGACGTGATCACCGCGAAGTTGACGGGAGAGGTGATCCCGACCGACTCCAGTCACGCCCTCAAGACGGGCTACGACGCGGAGCGCGAGGCCTGGCCGCCCCAACTGGCCCACTTGGGCGAGGTGTTGCCAAAGGTGGTCCGCCCCGGCACCCGGCTGGGCGAGGTCTGCCGGACCGCCGCGGAGGCGACCGGCATTCCCGCCGGTACCCCGGTCATCGCGGGGATGACGGATGGCTGCGCGGCTCAGATCGCGTCGGGGGCGTTGCGCTCCGGCGCGTGGAACTCGGTACTGGGCACCACCCTGGTCCTCAAGGGGGCATCCGCGAGCCCCGTCCGGGACGACGCCGGGGTGGTCTACAACCACCGCGCGCCGGACGGGAGTTGGCTACCGGGCGGGGCGTCGAGTGTGGGCGCGGGGGCGCTGCCGGTGGGGCCGGACCCGTCGGAGATGGACATCCGGGCGGCCGAGTACGAACCGTCGGGCGCCCTGACGTACCCGCTCTCCTCGCCCGGCGAACGCTTCCCCTTCGTCGCCCCGCAGGCCACGGCGTTCACGCTGGGCAAGCCGGCCTCGGAAGCGGACGGCTGGGCGGGGGTATTGCAGGGCGTGGCGTTCACCGAGCGCCTGTGCCTGGACTACCTGCACTACCTCGGCGCCCCGATAGACGGCCCCCTCACCTTCACGGGCGGCGCGGCCCGCAGCGCGTACTGGAACCAGCTCCGAGCCGACATCCTCGCCCGCCCGGCCCGAGTACCGGAACAGATCGAACCGGCGCTGGGAATGGCGGTGTTGGCGGCGTACGGAACGGGGACGGGCGGCATCGCTCTGTCGGATGTGGCCGACCGGATGGTCCGCATCCGCACGGTCCTCGAACCCCGCGCGTCCCACACGGCCCGCTTCATCGAACCGTACGCTCGCCTGGTGGACGAACTGGAGACCCGAGGCTGGCTGCCGACCCCGCTCGCGACCCACACCCGCACCCGCCTGAACGAGGACACGATCGACTCATGA
- a CDS encoding ATP-binding protein has translation MHPTLLTPDWSMSYPMTPRSVRLARLHTRRRLTLWNWPGDIDDAVLVTSELVANAVRHGKVVGHEVWLRVAVDEENAGLTIDVSDPTPAFPVVRQAPGDEDGRGLLVVSALSESLDWFLRGDIGKTVRVQLAVGPRTN, from the coding sequence ATGCACCCCACCCTCCTCACCCCCGACTGGTCGATGAGCTACCCCATGACCCCGCGGAGCGTCCGCCTCGCCCGGCTCCACACCCGCCGCCGCCTCACCCTCTGGAACTGGCCCGGCGACATCGACGACGCCGTCCTCGTCACCTCCGAGCTCGTCGCCAACGCCGTACGGCACGGCAAGGTCGTCGGACACGAGGTCTGGCTACGAGTCGCCGTAGACGAAGAGAACGCCGGGCTGACGATCGACGTGTCGGACCCGACCCCGGCGTTCCCCGTGGTCAGGCAGGCCCCCGGAGACGAGGACGGGCGGGGACTCCTCGTCGTCTCCGCGCTCTCCGAATCCCTCGATTGGTTTCTGCGGGGAGACATCGGAAAGACAGTTCGCGTCCAGCTCGCCGTAGGCCCCCGTACCAATTGA
- a CDS encoding glycosyltransferase has translation MLSVYEGFFSGGARIVHSDVVLGLVEGGQHHTVLSIHGEVHREATRQAMENDACYQQLTAAGVGVSTLGRSFGGDRDPDGTVTGGFTGPELADAARALADADVVLSLKEQPLSLLNQAGLPRRPVVVCLHRSDPEHQGAALDELKAAIADGKVVAAVCCAESTRDAYQAAGIPPEVLHVIPNGVDLFRFRPDPARRLALRASLGIPDGAPVVVFAARYATMKNIPLFLRAAHEWLRREPAGHVLMCGTGMTADNQPALSADIDDAFGGDREQLADRLHLLGVRRDMETVYAGSDVVALTSSFGEAAPLCLIEGMMCGAVPVSTDVGDSASIVAGHGIVTPPDPDAVASAWTEAVTGRAEFAKAHARSRERFSRTRMIASYAALIDGLHAGHTTTSAAPPPLPEPL, from the coding sequence GTGCTGTCGGTCTACGAGGGGTTCTTCTCCGGAGGAGCCCGCATCGTCCACAGCGACGTCGTACTGGGACTGGTGGAGGGCGGCCAGCACCATACGGTGCTCAGCATCCACGGAGAAGTACACCGAGAAGCAACCCGGCAGGCCATGGAGAACGACGCCTGCTATCAGCAACTGACCGCAGCCGGAGTCGGTGTCTCCACCCTCGGCCGCAGCTTCGGCGGTGACCGGGACCCGGACGGCACCGTCACCGGCGGATTCACCGGACCCGAGCTGGCCGACGCGGCCCGTGCCCTGGCGGACGCCGACGTCGTCCTGTCGCTCAAGGAACAGCCGCTCTCCCTGCTCAACCAGGCGGGCCTGCCCCGCCGCCCCGTCGTGGTGTGCCTGCACCGTTCGGACCCCGAACACCAGGGCGCCGCCCTCGACGAACTGAAAGCCGCCATCGCCGACGGCAAGGTCGTCGCCGCCGTCTGCTGCGCGGAGTCCACCCGGGACGCCTACCAGGCCGCCGGCATCCCGCCCGAGGTCCTCCACGTCATCCCCAACGGCGTGGACCTGTTCCGCTTCCGTCCCGACCCCGCCCGGCGGCTCGCCCTCCGCGCCTCCCTCGGGATTCCGGACGGCGCACCCGTCGTCGTGTTCGCCGCCCGCTACGCCACCATGAAGAACATCCCGCTCTTCCTCCGCGCCGCCCACGAGTGGCTACGGCGCGAACCCGCCGGCCACGTCCTCATGTGCGGCACGGGCATGACCGCCGACAATCAGCCGGCCCTCTCCGCCGACATCGACGACGCCTTCGGAGGGGACAGAGAACAACTCGCCGATCGGCTTCATCTCCTCGGCGTACGGCGGGACATGGAGACCGTCTACGCCGGGTCGGACGTCGTCGCGCTGACGTCGTCCTTCGGCGAGGCCGCGCCCCTGTGCCTCATCGAGGGCATGATGTGCGGGGCCGTACCCGTCTCCACCGACGTCGGTGACAGCGCGTCGATCGTCGCCGGGCACGGCATCGTCACACCCCCCGACCCGGACGCCGTCGCGTCGGCCTGGACCGAGGCGGTCACCGGCCGCGCGGAGTTCGCCAAGGCCCACGCCCGCAGTCGCGAACGCTTCAGCCGTACGCGCATGATCGCCTCCTACGCCGCCCTCATCGACGGCCTGCACGCGGGACACACGACGACGAGCGCCGCCCCGCCGCCGTTGCCCGAGCCCCTGTAA
- a CDS encoding helix-turn-helix domain-containing protein, which produces MNHSQWKTRRTRKLLGESVEESSAYVEAGYAFALGQAVHDRRTELGLSQAELARAAGMTQPQISNIEGGDSVPTLPLLTRLAKALDASLTIDLDGDRSAFVFTAHGGSEPGDAQQGGRSSVA; this is translated from the coding sequence GTGAACCATTCCCAGTGGAAGACCCGGCGGACCAGGAAGCTCCTGGGTGAGTCCGTCGAGGAGTCGTCGGCTTATGTGGAGGCCGGGTACGCCTTCGCTTTGGGGCAGGCGGTTCACGACCGGCGGACGGAACTCGGCCTCTCGCAGGCAGAGTTGGCTCGTGCGGCCGGGATGACCCAGCCGCAGATCTCCAATATCGAAGGCGGCGACTCCGTACCCACCCTGCCTCTGCTCACCAGGCTGGCCAAGGCGCTGGACGCCTCGCTGACCATTGACCTGGATGGCGACAGGTCGGCGTTCGTCTTCACCGCGCACGGTGGGAGCGAGCCGGGTGATGCGCAGCAGGGTGGGCGTTCGTCAGTCGCGTGA
- a CDS encoding mycothiol-dependent nitroreductase Rv2466c family protein yields the protein MSETAKTPVDFWFDPLCPWAWMTSRWVLEVEKVRDIEVHWHIMSLAVLNEPRLDELPEEYRELLATKAWKPIRVVTAAWQKHGSDILGPLYTALGTRIHNNGEGPTIEAVAGALADVGLPADLIDYADQEDFEFDAELRASHKEGIDKVGQDVGTPVIAVPGPDGEQIAFFGPVVTPAPKGEEAARLWDGTVAVASVPGFYELKRTRTKGPDFSNLV from the coding sequence ATGTCTGAGACCGCCAAGACCCCCGTGGACTTCTGGTTCGACCCCCTGTGCCCCTGGGCCTGGATGACCTCCCGGTGGGTGCTGGAAGTGGAGAAGGTCCGCGACATCGAGGTCCACTGGCACATCATGAGCCTGGCGGTGCTCAACGAGCCCCGGCTCGACGAGCTGCCCGAGGAGTACCGCGAGTTGCTCGCCACCAAGGCGTGGAAGCCGATCCGCGTGGTCACCGCCGCCTGGCAGAAGCACGGCTCGGACATCCTGGGCCCGCTCTACACCGCGCTCGGCACCCGCATCCACAACAACGGCGAGGGCCCGACCATCGAGGCCGTCGCCGGCGCGCTCGCGGACGTCGGCCTGCCCGCCGACCTGATCGACTACGCGGACCAGGAGGACTTCGAGTTCGACGCCGAGCTGCGCGCCTCCCACAAGGAGGGCATCGACAAGGTCGGTCAGGACGTCGGCACCCCCGTCATCGCCGTCCCCGGCCCCGACGGCGAGCAGATCGCCTTCTTCGGCCCGGTCGTCACCCCCGCCCCCAAGGGCGAGGAAGCGGCCCGCCTCTGGGACGGCACGGTCGCGGTCGCCTCGGTCCCCGGTTTCTACGAGCTGAAGCGCACCCGCACGAAGGGCCCGGACTTCAGCAACCTGGTGTAA
- a CDS encoding DUF397 domain-containing protein: MNPEIAAESAWFKSSYSDPGQNCIEAAHLVPAGIAVRDSKNPTGPALLLPATAWAPFVTQFRETDSRD; this comes from the coding sequence ATGAACCCCGAGATCGCTGCTGAGTCCGCCTGGTTCAAGTCCTCCTACAGCGACCCGGGCCAGAACTGCATCGAAGCCGCCCACCTCGTGCCCGCCGGCATAGCGGTCCGCGACTCCAAGAACCCCACAGGGCCGGCGCTGCTCCTCCCCGCGACCGCATGGGCCCCCTTCGTCACCCAGTTCCGCGAGACGGACTCACGCGACTGA